A window of Halobellus sp. LT62 contains these coding sequences:
- a CDS encoding site-specific integrase: MTPTYAQFDDIEEFKRFYHVEIAPTIREDPTVDVDPASDTPTYAWLKSNYSGFVERLRRDYDLSPGQFYDSVGIPAERDGDGDWEIAHDPTIRALEEYLEELERDRGRAETTINPRRSRLRTYARTYRAVNGTGDLLTPLSDERARPDEIARVRDTFRVLDDELGTLASKKKYVSAVRNWYTFVVEMGRGIYNPAENLLNRFGWDEDPQYDHPALSRSDLEALLDVADPDEGFLLLALAGWGLRPVEACELHVDQLVLDPPPDAGTVPYVEFAAGERKNARRTRNTVEILVGVAATERRIALLSDREGWTGYLLPGQSSSRPMSTATARRWLRDLGRRADVQIDGSHPLPKMGRRTWYRLYRRQRPSIEAGTAAVAASQGSRDAAVSERNYLDERTRREARAEAMRELVREELASVFESRL; encoded by the coding sequence ATGACGCCGACCTACGCCCAATTCGACGATATCGAGGAGTTCAAGCGGTTCTATCACGTGGAGATCGCCCCGACGATCCGCGAAGATCCAACAGTCGATGTCGATCCCGCGAGCGACACGCCGACGTACGCGTGGCTCAAATCGAACTACTCGGGATTCGTCGAGCGGCTTCGACGGGATTACGACCTCTCTCCGGGCCAGTTTTACGATTCGGTCGGGATTCCCGCCGAACGGGACGGTGACGGGGACTGGGAGATCGCACACGACCCTACTATCCGTGCGCTCGAAGAGTACCTCGAAGAACTCGAACGCGACCGAGGACGGGCGGAGACGACGATCAACCCACGTCGTTCGCGACTGCGAACCTACGCGCGGACGTATCGTGCTGTCAACGGAACGGGTGATCTTCTGACGCCGCTCTCGGACGAGCGGGCCCGACCGGACGAGATCGCGCGCGTTCGCGACACCTTCCGCGTCCTCGACGACGAACTCGGAACGCTCGCCTCGAAGAAGAAGTACGTCTCCGCGGTGCGGAACTGGTACACGTTTGTCGTCGAGATGGGACGCGGCATCTACAACCCCGCGGAGAACCTCCTGAACCGGTTCGGCTGGGACGAGGATCCGCAGTACGACCATCCAGCGCTCTCCCGCTCGGACCTCGAAGCGCTGCTCGACGTCGCCGACCCCGACGAGGGATTTCTGTTGCTCGCGCTCGCGGGGTGGGGGCTTCGGCCGGTCGAAGCCTGCGAACTGCACGTCGACCAGCTCGTCCTCGATCCCCCTCCGGACGCCGGGACCGTCCCGTATGTCGAATTCGCCGCCGGTGAGCGGAAGAACGCCCGCAGAACGCGAAACACGGTCGAAATCCTCGTCGGCGTCGCCGCGACTGAACGGCGTATCGCGCTCCTCTCCGATCGAGAGGGTTGGACGGGCTATCTTCTCCCGGGCCAATCCAGCAGCAGACCGATGTCGACGGCGACCGCGAGACGGTGGCTTCGTGATCTCGGCCGCCGCGCCGACGTTCAGATCGATGGTTCACACCCGTTACCGAAGATGGGACGACGAACGTGGTACCGGCTGTACCGGCGGCAGCGGCCCTCTATCGAGGCCGGAACGGCTGCCGTCGCGGCGTCGCAGGGCAGTCGTGATGCGGCGGTTTCCGAGCGCAACTACCTCGACGAGCGGACCCGGCGGGAGGCCCGCGCGGAGGCGATGCGCGAGCTCGTCCGCGAAGAACTCGCTTCGGTCTTCGAGTCCCGACTCTGA
- a CDS encoding diacylglycerol/lipid kinase family protein, whose amino-acid sequence MQKESFVKAIQRRGKGMRTTMADNRNPAPDDQNVPASTHSDENEQWVILNPTSGTEDHADDVRQFADERNYTIQETTHEEHAVQLAQDAAANDVDRLAIAGGDGTLHEVVRGLVEVSALGKVTLGVIPTGTENIFATNIGVASIKEGFDLLDHGERRRIDVGFAGGEPFVVSCIAGFPAEVSVAASSDLKERFGSLAFVVAGLQELTAFEGLNIDLTAISNGEETTWSGETLCVLVGNVLQFVNRGGQANVEDGHFDVVLIEQMPASDILAEATAQRVFGRDTEHVLHVQASQLEIRGRGSDPITFSLDGELNTHTELVLYADPQSLTVCVGSTYEDTHPE is encoded by the coding sequence ATGCAAAAGGAGAGTTTCGTGAAGGCGATCCAGAGACGTGGAAAGGGAATGAGAACGACGATGGCTGACAATAGAAATCCAGCACCCGACGACCAGAACGTCCCCGCGTCAACCCACTCAGACGAGAACGAACAGTGGGTTATCCTCAATCCGACGAGCGGAACGGAAGATCACGCCGACGACGTTCGCCAGTTCGCAGATGAACGGAACTATACGATCCAAGAAACCACGCACGAAGAACACGCGGTGCAACTGGCGCAGGATGCTGCCGCGAACGACGTTGATCGACTGGCTATCGCGGGTGGCGACGGTACGCTCCACGAGGTAGTCCGTGGCCTCGTAGAGGTATCTGCTCTCGGGAAGGTAACCCTCGGCGTGATCCCGACGGGAACGGAGAACATCTTTGCAACCAACATTGGGGTAGCAAGCATCAAAGAGGGATTCGACCTGCTTGACCACGGTGAGCGACGACGAATCGATGTCGGGTTCGCCGGAGGGGAACCGTTTGTCGTGTCGTGTATTGCCGGATTCCCTGCCGAGGTCAGCGTGGCGGCGTCAAGCGACCTGAAAGAGCGGTTCGGCTCGCTGGCATTCGTCGTCGCCGGTCTACAGGAACTCACAGCGTTCGAGGGACTCAACATCGATCTCACTGCTATCTCGAACGGCGAGGAAACGACCTGGTCGGGAGAGACGCTGTGTGTCCTCGTCGGGAACGTCCTGCAATTCGTTAATCGTGGCGGCCAAGCCAACGTCGAAGACGGGCATTTCGATGTCGTCCTCATCGAGCAGATGCCTGCGAGTGACATCCTAGCTGAAGCGACCGCGCAGCGAGTATTTGGTCGCGATACTGAACACGTGCTCCACGTTCAGGCGAGCCAACTAGAGATTCGAGGGCGCGGCAGTGATCCGATCACGTTTAGTCTCGATGGCGAACTAAACACCCATACCGAACTCGTGTTATATGCGGATCCGCAGTCGCTCACTGTCTGCGTGGGGTCAACATACGAGGACACGCACCCAGAGTAG
- a CDS encoding DUF2270 domain-containing protein → MSDETPGDSERAEEAKLGSEIADHSTEMSSILGDAYRGELDRETTWRSRLDQTTTWGVTVVAAILTWAFSSADNPHYIILVGILALSFFLFIEARRYRDYDIYRSRVRLFQQNLLADALDPSVGVEHEDWRSKLSRDYRTPTLKVSTLEATANRLRRIYLPLLAVLLVAWLFRITAFAPNESPLTTATIAVVPGALVVAAIALYYIAVIIIALWPRERHAKGEFREGDPETWKGNENDDG, encoded by the coding sequence ATGTCCGATGAAACGCCAGGCGACTCAGAACGAGCAGAGGAAGCCAAACTTGGCAGCGAGATCGCCGATCACAGCACGGAGATGAGTTCGATATTGGGTGATGCCTATCGCGGAGAACTGGACCGGGAGACCACATGGCGGTCACGCCTCGATCAGACGACTACATGGGGGGTAACGGTTGTGGCTGCGATTCTCACGTGGGCGTTTTCCAGTGCCGATAATCCACATTATATCATCCTCGTCGGTATTCTAGCTCTCTCTTTCTTCCTGTTTATTGAAGCACGACGGTATCGTGACTATGACATATATCGTTCACGAGTGCGTCTCTTCCAGCAGAACTTGCTTGCAGACGCGCTTGATCCGTCAGTAGGGGTTGAACATGAGGATTGGCGGAGCAAACTCAGTCGGGATTATCGGACACCGACGCTGAAAGTATCGACATTGGAAGCCACAGCAAACCGTCTTCGGCGAATTTACCTTCCACTGCTGGCTGTTCTACTCGTCGCGTGGCTGTTCCGAATAACGGCGTTCGCGCCAAACGAGAGTCCACTGACGACAGCCACCATCGCCGTCGTCCCTGGAGCTCTCGTCGTAGCTGCCATTGCTCTCTATTACATAGCTGTCATTATAATTGCCCTGTGGCCCCGGGAACGGCATGCAAAAGGAGAGTTTCGTGAAGGCGATCCAGAGACGTGGAAAGGGAATGAGAACGACGATGGCTGA
- a CDS encoding DUF1328 domain-containing protein, with protein sequence MIASHGVLDSAVSVQAVPLQFGGGFIELAVLFLILAVVAAVLGARGVAGLSMDIAKWLVIIFVILAIVTFIL encoded by the coding sequence ATGATTGCATCACACGGGGTTCTGGATAGTGCGGTCTCAGTCCAAGCGGTGCCGTTGCAGTTCGGAGGTGGTTTCATTGAGCTTGCAGTCCTCTTCTTGATACTCGCGGTCGTCGCAGCAGTGCTCGGTGCTCGGGGGGTCGCTGGACTCAGTATGGATATCGCAAAATGGCTCGTCATCATCTTCGTCATTCTCGCGATTGTCACGTTCATTCTGTAG
- a CDS encoding AI-2E family transporter, protein MTVPNRSSTFWWLYVSVLVGAALFIAHTFIGILVLGVSGYYATRPISNRFETVTGSKWRAAGLTALTVLIPVLVLALYAGIRILLQVKQQFDESVFSLLVSRVLGLDVEESSPAALLRNPPSLDRLTDLLSGEALQQGLQVLDLVSGTILLLSLAVTLSYALLVYDEALSSAFAKLVGGREETVFAYALTVDTDLESIFFGNLLFVLFMSVVATTAYTITNLVAPPEMQIPMAFTLGVLTGLTSLIPIVVSKVVYIPIVAYLAVQAGGRQFVFLVALPVVYSIVLDILPQSLVQPYISGRQLNPIVLLFAYILGPILFGWYGFFLLPIIFVLMLEVIRIALPELLHGEPLGPEPGLAEETGADAEEMQEDDADTATSDTDGTSTTRG, encoded by the coding sequence GTGACGGTACCGAACCGGAGCAGTACGTTCTGGTGGCTCTACGTGTCCGTCCTCGTGGGGGCCGCGCTGTTCATTGCCCACACGTTCATCGGCATACTCGTTCTGGGTGTGTCCGGGTACTACGCTACCCGGCCGATCTCCAACCGCTTCGAGACGGTCACCGGATCAAAGTGGAGGGCAGCCGGGCTGACGGCGCTGACCGTGCTGATCCCGGTGCTGGTACTCGCGCTTTACGCAGGGATACGGATCCTTCTGCAGGTCAAGCAGCAGTTCGACGAGAGCGTGTTCTCGCTGCTCGTCTCCCGGGTCCTCGGTCTCGACGTCGAAGAGTCGAGTCCGGCGGCGCTGCTCAGGAATCCGCCGTCGCTCGATCGACTGACTGACCTGCTGTCCGGGGAGGCCCTCCAGCAGGGACTACAGGTCCTCGACCTGGTCTCCGGAACGATCCTCCTGTTGTCCCTCGCCGTGACACTGTCGTATGCCCTGCTCGTATACGACGAGGCGCTCTCGAGCGCGTTCGCGAAGCTAGTCGGCGGTCGGGAAGAGACCGTGTTCGCGTACGCCCTCACCGTGGACACCGACCTCGAGTCGATCTTCTTCGGGAATCTCCTATTCGTCCTCTTTATGTCCGTGGTGGCGACGACGGCGTACACGATCACGAACCTCGTCGCACCGCCCGAGATGCAGATCCCGATGGCGTTCACGCTGGGAGTGCTCACGGGACTCACCAGCCTCATCCCCATAGTCGTCAGCAAGGTAGTTTATATTCCGATCGTCGCGTACCTCGCCGTTCAGGCAGGAGGCCGGCAGTTTGTCTTCCTCGTCGCCCTCCCCGTCGTCTACTCCATCGTGCTCGATATCCTCCCGCAGTCGCTCGTCCAGCCCTATATCTCGGGTCGGCAATTGAACCCGATAGTCCTCCTCTTCGCCTACATTCTTGGTCCCATCCTGTTCGGGTGGTACGGGTTCTTCCTCTTGCCAATAATTTTCGTCCTAATGCTCGAGGTGATCCGGATCGCCCTTCCAGAACTCCTTCACGGCGAGCCCCTAGGACCGGAACCCGGACTCGCTGAAGAGACCGGTGCCGACGCGGAGGAAATGCAGGAAGACGATGCCGACACGGCTACGTCGGATACAGATGGAACGAGCACGACCCGGGGTTGA
- a CDS encoding GNAT family N-acetyltransferase: MEVRPAESDDRERIKAITDDSLRSSYSLSPQQIETILEEEFDDTSLNDLLTDPDTTVLVVDETIGGTETVYGFITVEVGTQATIRWLHVDPKARGKGIATALLDRVREEFVEKSIAACVLDEAVEGGDFLKGFGLKESDHDQILLGGEEFDVTMFTEGQRTETPNEPAVPIPESVTVDGVARSVNRDESVPGREAPFFTVSHTEDEEDAYGYFCSQCGSTDVSADGQGRLECGNCGNAHLADEWDDAYL; encoded by the coding sequence ATGGAAGTTCGCCCTGCAGAGTCGGACGACAGGGAACGGATCAAAGCGATCACAGACGACTCGCTGCGATCGTCGTACTCGCTCAGCCCACAGCAGATCGAGACGATACTCGAAGAGGAATTCGACGATACGTCACTGAACGACCTGCTCACCGATCCTGATACGACGGTGCTCGTCGTCGACGAGACGATCGGCGGCACGGAGACTGTTTACGGGTTCATCACCGTCGAAGTCGGAACACAAGCGACGATCCGGTGGCTCCACGTGGATCCAAAGGCGCGGGGCAAGGGCATCGCCACGGCGCTGCTCGATCGCGTTCGCGAAGAGTTTGTCGAGAAGTCGATTGCGGCGTGTGTCCTCGACGAAGCCGTCGAGGGCGGCGACTTCCTCAAAGGGTTCGGCCTCAAAGAGAGTGACCACGACCAGATACTGCTCGGCGGGGAGGAGTTCGATGTCACTATGTTCACAGAGGGGCAAAGGACAGAGACGCCGAACGAACCCGCCGTCCCGATCCCCGAATCCGTTACCGTCGATGGAGTTGCCCGGTCCGTCAATCGCGATGAGAGCGTTCCCGGCAGGGAGGCCCCATTCTTCACGGTGTCCCATACAGAGGACGAGGAGGACGCGTACGGGTACTTCTGTTCACAGTGCGGCAGTACTGACGTATCCGCCGACGGACAAGGCAGGCTCGAGTGCGGGAACTGTGGCAACGCTCACCTGGCTGACGAGTGGGACGATGCGTATCTCTGA
- a CDS encoding PRC-barrel domain containing protein, with translation MQNDVTLTEDDEGKNVVNYNGEQIGRVIEVEHGEAHVDPDPGLTDTIRSKLGWGEGDKESYRLDNSKIESVSDNEIHLSR, from the coding sequence ATGCAGAACGATGTAACGCTGACAGAAGATGACGAGGGGAAAAACGTGGTAAATTACAACGGCGAGCAGATTGGTCGCGTCATCGAGGTGGAACACGGCGAGGCACACGTCGATCCCGATCCAGGGCTGACGGACACAATCAGATCCAAACTGGGGTGGGGCGAGGGCGACAAGGAGAGCTACCGACTCGACAACTCCAAGATCGAGAGCGTCTCCGACAACGAGATTCACCTGAGTAGGTAA
- a CDS encoding DUF5789 family protein has protein sequence MANEPDKTREHSIGFGALTGDLEDESYPLSHETLLIRCGDRVLDLVGDQVTLREVLSPEQERQYEDAESVRQAVFNMVGDEAIKQRDYSDRGGNDPEVDAATETKSVKALPSRLLQWNLISLLAPRSSALSVGGGGRADF, from the coding sequence TTGGCGAACGAACCCGACAAAACCCGAGAGCATAGCATCGGATTCGGCGCGCTAACTGGCGACCTCGAGGACGAGTCCTACCCGCTGTCTCACGAGACGCTCCTCATTCGGTGCGGTGACCGCGTGCTTGACCTCGTCGGCGATCAGGTCACGCTCCGTGAAGTACTCTCCCCGGAACAGGAACGCCAGTATGAGGACGCAGAGAGTGTCCGGCAGGCTGTGTTCAATATGGTCGGCGACGAGGCGATCAAGCAGAGAGATTACAGCGACCGGGGCGGAAACGACCCTGAAGTGGACGCCGCGACTGAGACAAAATCGGTCAAAGCCCTGCCGTCGCGTCTGCTCCAGTGGAATCTGATTTCTCTCCTTGCCCCTCGCTCCTCCGCTCTGTCTGTGGGCGGCGGTGGTAGGGCTGATTTCTAA
- a CDS encoding glutamate-cysteine ligase family protein, with protein sequence MYTLSTGVEVELWVVDEIGRLCDGTDITDAHRRIEPEFIDPLIEVKTEPHTSELDLRRDLRSTLRTGIRAAKAVGKRLVPLGTPLTASDAEANCDRGRIFETVYGSGVQSAKNCAGTHIHFEQEAVVDQLNLLTALDPALALVSSSPYYIGERGANSSRALAYRTGCGDEFRCFTELWDYADSLEEWRERVDEKYDRFKRLAADRGVSHDTVETLFEPEDTVLNPVRLRECQPTVEWRAPDSTLPSQISQLASDVGNLISHTRTATVEYGTPEVGADRIRLPEFETLRDLSWQAIKSGLESPDVRSYLRNLDFDPSAYEPLSTRLDGPQQLSDAEARARRLQQADRLQADVQKLTRGGTRYSMYSA encoded by the coding sequence ATGTACACACTCAGCACCGGCGTCGAAGTCGAACTGTGGGTTGTCGACGAGATAGGGCGACTGTGTGATGGGACTGACATAACCGATGCACACCGGCGGATAGAGCCCGAGTTCATCGACCCGCTCATCGAGGTGAAGACGGAACCGCATACCAGCGAGCTCGACCTGCGACGTGATCTCCGGTCGACGCTTCGGACAGGGATCCGAGCGGCGAAGGCCGTCGGTAAGCGTCTCGTTCCATTGGGGACGCCGTTGACTGCCTCAGACGCCGAAGCAAACTGCGACCGTGGACGGATCTTCGAGACCGTCTATGGCAGCGGCGTTCAGAGCGCGAAGAACTGTGCTGGGACGCACATCCACTTCGAGCAGGAGGCGGTCGTAGATCAGCTCAACCTCTTAACCGCGCTCGACCCGGCGCTTGCGTTAGTAAGTTCCTCACCCTACTACATCGGTGAGCGTGGAGCGAACTCCTCGCGCGCACTCGCATATCGGACGGGGTGTGGGGACGAATTCCGCTGTTTCACCGAACTGTGGGACTATGCGGATAGCCTCGAAGAATGGCGCGAGCGTGTCGACGAAAAGTACGATCGGTTCAAGCGGCTGGCGGCCGACCGGGGCGTGTCCCACGATACGGTCGAGACGCTGTTCGAGCCCGAGGATACGGTATTGAATCCCGTTCGGCTCCGAGAGTGTCAGCCAACAGTCGAGTGGCGGGCGCCTGACTCTACCCTTCCAAGTCAGATCTCACAACTCGCGTCTGACGTCGGGAACCTGATCTCGCACACTCGAACGGCCACCGTCGAGTACGGGACCCCGGAGGTCGGCGCTGACCGCATCCGACTCCCGGAGTTCGAGACCCTCCGTGACCTGAGTTGGCAAGCGATCAAGTCTGGACTCGAATCCCCGGACGTCAGGTCCTATCTCCGAAACTTGGACTTCGACCCTTCGGCGTACGAACCGCTCTCGACACGCTTGGACGGACCGCAACAGCTCAGTGACGCAGAGGCACGAGCGCGTCGGTTGCAACAGGCCGATCGACTGCAGGCGGACGTCCAGAAACTGACCCGCGGGGGGACCCGCTATTCGATGTACTCGGCCTGA
- a CDS encoding helix-turn-helix domain-containing protein, translating to MAIFPPSATYDWRLAYADYTKAPSRLWMSMETIVDARIPTDQFVLEEAIEQVPDVEFEFVRFAIHGSACMKSFLWESTSQPDRLDAALQNDSSTERVSCVSRGDGRSLYSIDWTERAASLIDGFAGTGGSVLDIRGTSDWWIFQILFPDRATASETFQAWCDDGINPSLSRVSNHSCLSDNLRGLSSTQHSTITKAFQRGYYNVPRGTTLEELATDLEVSHQALSERLRRGHSHLVELMLSESTVAVERRP from the coding sequence ATGGCGATTTTCCCCCCTTCGGCGACGTACGACTGGAGGCTCGCCTACGCTGATTATACTAAAGCACCCTCCAGACTGTGGATGTCTATGGAGACGATCGTAGACGCCAGGATCCCAACTGACCAGTTCGTCCTCGAGGAAGCCATCGAGCAGGTCCCAGACGTCGAATTCGAGTTTGTCCGTTTCGCCATCCACGGTTCGGCGTGTATGAAGTCGTTCCTCTGGGAATCGACGAGCCAGCCGGATCGACTGGACGCTGCCCTGCAGAACGATTCGTCCACAGAGCGCGTGAGTTGTGTATCCAGAGGTGACGGTCGGAGCCTGTACTCGATTGACTGGACGGAGCGTGCGGCATCCCTTATCGATGGTTTCGCCGGGACCGGCGGCTCGGTGCTCGACATCCGAGGCACGTCCGACTGGTGGATCTTCCAGATTCTGTTTCCCGATCGGGCGACGGCGTCTGAGACGTTTCAAGCTTGGTGTGACGACGGCATCAACCCGTCGCTATCCCGGGTAAGCAACCATTCGTGTCTGAGCGATAATCTACGGGGGCTGTCGTCGACACAACACAGCACCATCACCAAGGCGTTCCAGCGGGGTTACTACAACGTTCCACGGGGTACGACGCTGGAGGAGTTGGCCACGGACTTGGAGGTGTCGCACCAGGCCCTGTCCGAGCGCCTCCGCCGAGGCCACTCCCATCTCGTCGAACTGATGCTCTCGGAGTCGACGGTTGCAGTGGAACGTCGACCGTGA
- a CDS encoding YihY/virulence factor BrkB family protein produces MSFQYTHTAENVVRIVRGIVHEARNKNLSFIAGSIAYSAFVSLLPLVLLLVIAASALGGERMASDVRSVTKSYLTPTGQSLLADSIGQAGSQTGLSILGIAVLLWGVMRLFRALDTAFSAIYGTQRKNDLLNQFKDGLVVLVALAVALLAVFVAELGLRFVPNLPFPRLVSDVLLIFGLSVVFVPIYYVFPDVDLSLKMVLPGALVAAVGWILLKAGFGIYVAYSSTQDLYGVIGGVILLITFLYFGALVILIGATTNVVLMGRRPSLSVETATSR; encoded by the coding sequence ATGAGTTTCCAATACACTCACACGGCCGAAAACGTCGTCCGGATCGTGCGGGGCATCGTTCACGAAGCTCGAAATAAAAATCTCTCATTTATCGCAGGGAGTATTGCATATTCTGCGTTCGTCTCACTGCTACCCCTTGTGCTGCTATTGGTGATCGCGGCGTCTGCACTCGGTGGCGAACGTATGGCCAGCGACGTCCGAAGCGTCACGAAGAGTTATCTCACGCCGACTGGACAGTCCCTGTTGGCCGATAGTATCGGCCAGGCCGGCAGTCAAACTGGGCTCTCGATCCTCGGGATCGCCGTTCTCCTCTGGGGGGTGATGAGGCTTTTTCGTGCGCTCGATACGGCCTTCTCGGCAATTTATGGCACCCAGCGGAAGAACGACCTCCTCAATCAATTCAAAGACGGGCTTGTGGTACTGGTGGCTCTTGCTGTCGCGTTGCTAGCGGTGTTCGTGGCGGAGCTAGGCCTCCGTTTCGTCCCGAACCTTCCGTTTCCGAGGCTAGTGAGCGACGTGTTGTTGATTTTCGGCCTTTCGGTCGTGTTTGTTCCCATCTACTATGTGTTCCCTGACGTGGACCTCTCCCTCAAGATGGTTCTTCCGGGGGCTCTGGTTGCAGCTGTCGGATGGATATTACTTAAGGCTGGATTCGGCATCTACGTCGCATATTCATCGACACAGGACTTGTACGGTGTTATCGGTGGTGTTATTCTCCTGATCACATTTCTTTATTTCGGAGCACTAGTGATCTTGATTGGCGCCACTACGAACGTCGTCCTTATGGGCCGTCGCCCTAGTCTCTCCGTCGAGACGGCGACATCTCGTTGA
- a CDS encoding AI-2E family transporter, which translates to MSDELAARLPSRSRVGWWGFVLVLGVAVAYVVSSFVGLIVLGLFGYYATRPICVRLRSVVNSRQLAAVLTALAVLVPILAIFVFAGLRLLQSVQQRFDGGGLIGSLIVRIIGIDALPEAQREWLISLLVNPTSVLDMGGSFWSNIGTALTALQGVIGGLLLLGLATTLAYVLLANDAGVSETLVELLGGRESTAYAYAIAVDADLESVFFGNLLFGAAMAVLATATYAATNLVAPADLEVPMVLVAGFLTGLASLIPIVVGKLIYVPIVALLGFQAVSAGDNASLVFVAIVLGVYVLVLDILPQSILQPYLSGRRINPVLLVFAYLLGPILFGWYGFFLMPILFVLVLEAIRIVLPELLGGESIQPEALIAESEGTSPEVAPVEGEDLSDASESESDTTG; encoded by the coding sequence CTGAGCGACGAGCTCGCCGCGCGCTTGCCGTCCCGGAGCCGGGTCGGCTGGTGGGGGTTCGTCTTGGTTCTCGGTGTGGCGGTCGCGTACGTCGTCAGCTCGTTCGTGGGACTCATCGTCCTCGGGCTGTTCGGCTACTACGCCACCCGGCCGATCTGCGTCCGGCTCCGGTCGGTCGTGAACTCGCGTCAACTCGCGGCGGTACTCACGGCGCTCGCCGTCCTAGTGCCGATTCTGGCGATATTCGTCTTCGCCGGACTCCGCCTGTTGCAGTCCGTTCAGCAGCGGTTCGACGGGGGGGGACTCATCGGATCACTCATTGTCCGGATCATCGGCATAGACGCGCTCCCGGAGGCCCAGCGCGAGTGGCTGATATCGCTGCTCGTGAACCCGACGTCGGTCCTCGATATGGGCGGGTCTTTCTGGTCGAACATCGGCACGGCCCTGACCGCGCTCCAAGGCGTTATCGGGGGGCTGCTGCTGCTCGGCCTTGCGACCACGCTCGCGTACGTCTTGCTTGCGAACGACGCTGGCGTCTCTGAAACACTCGTCGAGCTTCTTGGCGGTCGGGAGTCGACGGCGTACGCCTATGCCATCGCTGTCGACGCCGACTTGGAATCAGTGTTCTTCGGCAACCTCCTGTTCGGCGCCGCTATGGCTGTTCTGGCGACGGCGACCTACGCGGCGACGAACCTGGTCGCGCCAGCGGATCTGGAGGTCCCGATGGTGCTGGTGGCTGGCTTCCTGACCGGGCTGGCGAGCCTGATCCCAATCGTCGTCGGCAAGCTCATCTACGTCCCCATTGTCGCCCTTCTCGGGTTCCAGGCTGTCAGTGCTGGTGACAACGCGAGCTTGGTGTTCGTCGCGATCGTACTTGGGGTCTACGTGCTCGTCTTGGACATCCTGCCACAGTCGATCCTGCAACCGTACCTCTCCGGGCGACGGATCAATCCGGTGCTGCTCGTATTCGCGTACCTGCTGGGTCCGATTTTGTTCGGCTGGTACGGCTTCTTCCTGATGCCGATCCTCTTCGTGTTGGTCCTCGAGGCCATTCGGATCGTCCTACCGGAACTGCTTGGAGGAGAATCGATCCAACCGGAGGCGTTGATCGCCGAGAGCGAGGGGACGAGCCCGGAGGTGGCGCCGGTCGAGGGCGAGGATCTGTCCGACGCGAGCGAGTCGGAGTCTGACACTACTGGGTGA
- a CDS encoding DUF7130 family rubredoxin-like protein: protein MTDDRVILESIGPGEQVYDDDGRLLGRVVSLSEEGFEVEAIDPDADADGESIPDGDFGEAYLMWRCSECGTMGELEDGFPESCPDCGAPREALAEVQED from the coding sequence ATGACGGATGATCGAGTCATTCTCGAGTCTATCGGTCCCGGTGAACAGGTGTACGACGACGACGGCCGGCTGCTGGGCCGGGTTGTCAGCCTGAGCGAGGAGGGCTTCGAGGTCGAGGCGATCGATCCCGATGCCGACGCCGACGGAGAGTCGATCCCGGATGGGGACTTCGGCGAGGCCTACCTGATGTGGCGCTGCTCGGAGTGCGGGACGATGGGCGAGCTAGAGGACGGGTTTCCGGAGTCGTGCCCGGACTGTGGCGCCCCCCGCGAGGCGCTTGCGGAGGTCCAAGAGGACTGA
- a CDS encoding DUF5789 family protein yields the protein MTSDQNDDSREQGVEFGPLAGEIEDETYPINKETLLERYGDRELDLEGDTTTLREVLEPMGETTYESADDVRQSVIGMVSDEAVGRKNYSDRGGSTDTEEGDEASV from the coding sequence GTGACAAGCGATCAGAACGACGACAGCCGGGAGCAGGGCGTGGAATTCGGCCCGCTCGCAGGCGAGATTGAGGACGAGACGTACCCGATCAACAAGGAGACCTTGCTGGAGCGGTACGGCGACCGTGAGTTGGATCTGGAGGGCGATACGACGACGCTCCGGGAAGTGTTGGAGCCGATGGGTGAGACCACCTACGAGTCCGCCGACGATGTGCGCCAGAGCGTCATCGGGATGGTCAGCGACGAAGCGGTCGGCCGGAAGAACTACTCGGACCGTGGTGGCAGCACGGACACCGAGGAGGGCGACGAGGCGTCGGTGTGA